In one Lolium rigidum isolate FL_2022 chromosome 3, APGP_CSIRO_Lrig_0.1, whole genome shotgun sequence genomic region, the following are encoded:
- the LOC124702693 gene encoding putative MO25-like protein At5g47540 yields the protein MSFLFRMASRMRPSTPEEVVRSIKDSFLALPTKTGARALEEVEKNISSLRQVLSGDGETEPNQEQVLQISLEICKEDLLSLFVQNLPSLGWGVRKDLVNCWCILLGQKADEKYFCVKYMEEHVELLDFLVGCYKNLDVALNCGNMLRECIKYPTLAKYILESDSFELFFEYVELPNFDIASDALSTFKDLLTKHETVVSEFLGSHYQQFFELYTRILKSSNYVTRRQAVKFLSEFLLEASNSKIMKRYIQEVRFLNIMIGLLKDSSKNIRICAFHVFKVFVANPNKPRGIVEALRENRRELLKLLHNLPASKGEDELDEERDLIIQAIEKL from the exons ATGTCATTCCTCTTCCGGATGGCTTCGCGGATGCGGCCATcgacgccggaggaggtggtccgCTCCATCAAGGACTCTTTCCTCGCCCTCCCCACCAAGACCGGCGCCAGG GCTCTCGAAGAGGTTGAGAAAAACATCTCATCCTTGCGGCAAGTGCTCTCTGGTGATGGAGAAACAGAACCAAATCAAGAGCAAGTCCTGCAAATATCCCTTGAAATTTGCAAGGAGGACTTGCTTTCCCTCTTTGTTCAGAATCTGCCTTCGTTGGGCTGGGGA GTAAGAAAGGATCTGGTTAACTGCTGGTGCATTTTGCTTGGGCAGAAGGCTGATGAAAAGTATTTCTGTGTGAAATATATGGAAGAACATGTGGAGCTTTTAGATTTCCTAGTTGGTTG CTACAAGAACTTGGACGTTGCATTGAACTGTGGGAATATGCTGAGAGAATGCATAAAATATCCAACCCttgcaaa ATATATATTGGAATCCGATAGCTTTGAGTTATTTTTCGAGTATGTTGAGCTGCCAAACTTCGACATTGCTTCTGATGCTCTAAGCACTTTCAAG GATTTGCTTACCAAACATGAAACTGTTGTCTCTGAGTTTTTGGGCTCCCATTACCAGCAG TTCTTTGAACTCTACACAAGGATCTTAAAATCAAGTAATTATGTAACAAGGCGCCAGGCAGTGAAG TTCCTTTCAGAATTTCTGTTGGAGGCTTCAAACTCTAAGATAATGAAGCGATATATTCAGGAAGTTCGTTTCCTGAATATTATGATTGGTCTACTGAAG GATTCAAGCAAAAATATCAGAATATGTGCATTCCACGTTTTTAAG GTATTTGTTGCCAATCCGAACAAGCCTCGCGGTATTGTTGAAGCTTTGCGAGAAAATCGCAGAGAGTTGTTGAAACTACTCCACAATCTTCCTGCAAGTAAAG GCGAAGATGAACTTGACGAGGAGCGAGACCTTATCATTCAGGCAATTGAGAAGCTGTAA
- the LOC124702694 gene encoding skin secretory protein xP2-like — MQADNRDRGPAAGAAAGQGKAPTICSRLQRAFQARPAFRPLLRLTGHSQDGGAATTGAAPATTHGGAPTPIVLPAHAPAPSHVGKAPKPTAPVAHGGAPPPIVLPAHAPTPSPAGKAPKPTAPVVMLPAVPSGKPHAGKVPASASTTLSATANKVGEKVAGWMPAPAKGGDKPAAGKVPASSTPTTVSATANKVAEKVSGWMPVPTPPAAVTTERPPADAKAEDKAQQTKGRVRVSSRVRKALSSSK, encoded by the exons ATGCAGGCTGACAACAGGGACAGGGGACCTGCtgctggcgccgccgccggccagggcAAGGCGCCGACAATCTGCAGCAGGCTCCAGAGAGCCTTCCAGGCCCGTCCGGCGTTCCGGCCTCTCCTCCGCCTGACGGGCCACTCTCAGGACGGCGGAGCTGCCACTACCGGGGCAGCGCCTGCCACGACGCACGGTGGTGCACCGACTCCGATTGTGCTGCCGGCACATGCGCCGGCGCCATCTCATGTAGGCAAAGCTCCTAAACCTACGGCACCGGTGGCGCACGGTGGCGCACCGCCTCCGATTGTGCTGCCGGCACATGCGCCGACGCCATCTCCAGCAGGCAAAGCGCCTAAACCTACGGCACCGGTGGTGATGCTGCCCGCGGTGCCGTCGGGGAAGCCGCACGCTGGCAAGGTCCCCGCGAGCGCTTCTACTACCCTGAGCGCAACCGCAAACAAGGTTGGCGAGAAGGTGGCAGGGTGGATGCCGGCGCCGGCCAAGGGAGGTGACAAGCCTGCAGCAGGCAAGGTCCCCGCGAGCAGTACTCCTACTACCGTCAGCGCAACCGCAAACAAG GTCGCCGAGAAGGTGTCAGGGTGGATGCCTGTGCCCACGCCGCCAGCGGCTGTCACGACCGAAAGGCCGCCTGCGGACGCCAAAGCCGAGGACAAAGCGCAGCAGACCAAGGGGAGGGTCAGGGTGAGCTCCAGGGTCCGCAAGGCCTTGAGCTCGTCCAAGTAG